In the genome of Thunnus thynnus chromosome 6, fThuThy2.1, whole genome shotgun sequence, the window ctgttttcacctCTTTAAACTTTTAATCTTCTTCTGCATCTCCGCAGGTAcgtcctccttctcctcttctccatcccTACCGTCTCATTGGTTTCCATTAATTCACTTATATGAAGGATATTAGATGGATCTCAGTATAAATGTAGTGACAGCACTTAATGTCTTCTTGTTTgggataaaaagagaaagacaatcatcttaattatctttttaatttacaaaaaaagtcaaaataacaaaataaaataacattatattGAGAATAATTACACCAGATATTTGACTTATCTGGAGAAAACTACCTAATATGagataattaattcattattatgaGAAAACGACTCTGTTATTGTAAGATAATTAACTTCTTGAGATAAGAAgacacagaaatatatattattatatattattattattattattatataatatttattgtgGCCACAGCTGCTATCAGCTCCAGAAGTGACTCAAGATAAAGGAGTGTTGACATGATAACAGGTTAATGATCTCAAAAAACTAAACGTTTTCTAAAGGTAACAAGATTATTACGCCGTTATCTTGAGAAAATGACCTTTTCATGTTGAGAAATCaaatcttttgtttatttgtgagaCATTAAAATGGGATTAAAAGACTTTCAATAAGAGTCATCTAAAGTTAAGTTTAGTTTGAtgggaaaacaaacagaaccaCAAACATtgtcaaaaagaagaaatgaggtttatttctttattaatctTATATACAGACATTTACAGCAAAGTTATTGAAGATATGGTAATTTCCTGTTGTCTAAGACAGTGTAACAGAGATGTGTAAATCATTAGAGACTCTGTCCAGTTGTTTTTCCAGTCTGAGCGAGTATACGGTGTACAGTAGATATATATTTGTGAAAAGATCAAAGAAGCAGGGTGTCAGCTTTCTCCTGCATGCCGCTAAACACCTAAAAACACTTaacgataaaaaaaaatgtctctcattaattttttgcttttatttgatcTTGATAGTGGTTTTTCCATGAGATGATGATACTGTCTATCTAAGAAATAGAAATGCACTGTTACCACCTCCGCTCTGCAGATACAAATCATCAACTGTCAAACATGAAGAGGCGATCTGAGAGCGCCTGCTGTTGTTCAGTTTTGTGAGTGGCCTCTCTTTGCAGCactcaaaaccttttttttttttggttttcagtaCAAAAGCAGCTCGGTTTGATGTTTCTGTTAGCGTGTTCACAGAGTTCACACGCTGAAAACTTAAAATCTTAAAGTCACATCAAAACTTTTATGCTGTTTCCTTTTTGATAATCTTTGTGcattttcagactgtttcagtaCGTTTGTTAATCGTTCTGTGATGGTTTTATTAGCGTTATAGACTTAAAGCCCACTCAGGTAAAATGTGCTTGGAATAAAGACACTTTAAGGGGTACATTTACTTTACAGATCTGAACACTTACATGTTTCCTGCCCAATTCAGTCTGCTCTTCTATTAAAGGAACTATTTCTTGACGGACAACAGTGTATCCATCCACCCAGCGTCTCAAGCTACAGCACAGGTTGCCAGATACAGTCAGCGGCAACTTTGTGATGAAGAATTTCCAGGCAGCTTGGGTCTCTCTCCTGGCATACTGAAACAATACAACCTACACATTGAATGAACATAAACCCTGTTAAAccaaacaagaacaaacaagaCTGAAGATAAAGAGGAAGTCGTCTGAGTCGTGGTGCGAAACTGGAAACGAATCGGTGAGTTTGGTGGTTGGGGTGTTTCTGGGGGGTATCCAGGCAACTAAAATCCAAGTTGTCACAAAGCTGCACAACATCACTGCAATGACTGTTGTTCATCAAGAATTAGTTCCAGCACATAACTCCTCAAATACACACctggagtcaggatgtggttagcttagcttagcataaagactggaagcagtggGAAGGAGCCTCGCTCTgtccaaaatttaaaaatacacctaccaacatctctaaagctcagtGATTAACATTCTGAATCTCGTTTGTTTTGTATACAAACAGAgatatacaaaaaaacattttagggGCAGATACATGTTGGGACGCAACAGCCGGTGCTGGACTGTTGTTTATGtagaaatagttccagcacgTACTGTAACTCCCTAAAGTCACAAAAACtatcatttttacttttctgtttgtgcaaggattaaacaaacgagatatAAAGTGTTGATTAGTGAGCtttggtaggtgtattttgtAAACTAGcctctttatgctaagctaggctaactacaCCCTGATCCAGCTCTCTACTTAACACCCGACGGGGAGACTGAcgttgatcttctcatctcccTCTCAGGCAGAAAGTGAACAAACATTGATTATCTGATGGCTGCTGATGGAAAAATCACAACATCTCCTAAACCCTCCATTCTCAACCttaaacatcatttttcttGTATATTTGTTTACTCTGTATGAATACAACACATCTAGTGTTCATCAGCGACTGGTATCTTACTGGcagtaatgtttttgtattcCAGGCAGGTTGAAGCAGGTTATGCACACATTATTTGACCCAGATCTCGGCCCAGACTACATGCAGATGTtgtgaaaacagcagctgaatTATTCATTGACCCATTTTGCTCTACAGGGGGATAGATGAGAAAGTGTTTGTTACCACAGGGCGGATTAAGAAGGTAATGTGCAGTCAACGCAAGAGTGATGAGGTGAAGTGATCTTATTGTCTCCTCTTCTTgtactccctcctcctcctcctcctcctcctcctcctcctcacagccTCAGAGTTAGCATCCCAGTAAGACAGGCTAAAAGCAGAGAAGGTGAAGATACTGAACCACCACTAGTTTCTATGTTCCTGTTTGGTTTTCTTGCTAcatctttctccctttctccctccttcttATCTGTAGTTTCTTTCGTCTcatccaccacctcctcctcctcctccttcatcttttcctcctcctgtccctGTTTTGTTGGGAGGATTTTTGGATGGTGGGTGCCTGCGGCAGGGGTGGCTGGTTGTGAGAAGTCCTCAGAGTCCTGTGAGGAGAGTGTGGTGATGACCGGCTGGAGGGAAGAATCAGTGGTTGGAGATggaccctcctcctcctccccctcctcctccccctcccctttaGGCGGGGCGGAGGGATCAGATGTTgcaagaggaggaaaaactgtcatatcctcatcctcatcctcatcctcatcctcttcatcttcgTCCTCCTCCCTGTCAGCAACTAGAGAACACAAGCagcagaaaattattttttacaacctttttTGATCGTCTCTGGAGCTCCAACTAATGTTTAtgttcattatcaattcatctaagggcttatttttatttgtgttttcattatttgtaGTGCGTTATCTATGTGATTCCTGATTTCCTCTATTTTTGTATAATCCTCATACTAAATTGTTTCAGATCTTCAACCTgagtaaacacaaaatacagtttttaaatgataattttattaattgaaGCAAAAAAGTTATCCAACACCTGTATCCCCCTAAACTTAATAGCGGGTTGTGCCACCGTTAGCAGCAACAACTGTAACCAAACACTTCCAGTAACTGGAGATCAGTCTTTCACATCGCTGTGGTGGAAGTTTGGCCCACTCTTCTTTGCACAGCTGCTTTAATTCAGCCACATTGGAGAGTTTTCCAGTATAAACTGCCAGTTTAAGGTCCTGCAACAGCATCTCAATTGGGTTCAAGTCAGGACTTTGACCAGGCCACTCCAAAACcttaattttgtttatattgaGCCATTCAGAGGTGGACCTGGTCTTGTGCTTTGGATCATTGTGTTGCTGCATAACCCAGCTGCACTTGAGTTTCACATCACAGACTGATGACTGGACGTTCTCCCTCAGGATTTTCTGGTAGAGAGCAGAATTCCTGTTTCCCTCAATAATGGCAAGTAACCAGGCCCTGAAGAAGCAAAGCATCCCCACACCATTACACTACCACCACTATGCTGGACTGTAGGTGTGTTGTTCTTATGTAGAATGCTGCGTTTGGTTTATACCAGATGTAACAGCACCGCTTTCTTCCAAACAGTTCCACTTTCGACTCATCTGTCCGTAGAACGTTCTCCTAAAAGGTTTGAGGGTCATCAAGGAGTGTTTTGGAAAAACTGAGATGAGCCTTCATGTTCTTCTGGGTCAGCAGTGGTTTTCAGCTCGCCAATCTCCCATAGATGCCATTTTTGGCCAGTGTCTTTCTAACAGCAGAGTCATGAACACTGATCTTGATTGGTGTGAGAAAGGCCTGCAGATCCTTGGATGCTGGTTTCAGGTCTTGTGTAACTTCTTGGATAAGTTGTTGCTCTTGGAGGAATTTCGGAAGGTTGGCCACTTCTGGAAAGGATCGCCAGGTTTTCTCCATTTGGAGATAACGGCTCTGATTGTGGTTCTTTGGAGTCTCACAGCATTAGAAACGGCTTTGTAACTCTTCTCAGTCGCCtccttcctcatctcctctgGTTCAAACCTTTTAACCAACTTCACATTGCtgaaaaagttttatttaagtGATGTGTAGATTGAGCAGGGCTGGCAGTAATCAGACCTGGGTATGTTTAGTCCGACTGAACCCAATTATCAATGAATTTATGTAGATTAGTGGATTTAGTAACTACAGAGTTAAATACTTTTTCACACAGGCCCAGTTGATGTTGGGTCACTTTCTtgtttgtataaataaaatgatcattcatTCTGTTTACTCAGGTTGTCTTTGTTAACTGTTGTTTGAAGATCTGAAACAATTTAGTGTGAGATatatacaaaaacagaagaaatcaggaggggaaaacattttttcacagcactgtggttgtgttttctgcatttggtcatatttctgtattaacagtgtgtatttattgtgAGTGAGAACTACAGAAGGGAGTAACAGAGCAGTAAAGAGAGCGTGTCGTACCACagaggttgttttcacatttctggAGGTTATCAGGACATTTGGAGCACCAGTCACCTTCAACATATGGCCTCTCCTCTTCATAGTTTCCTCTGGATATgcacaaaatcaaacacatattaaacacacactgatacatcATGACTTCATACTTCTAAAGAATATACTAATAGAGTGACTGAGGAGTAATATCTTTGTTTTAACCAAATCAAAGAGTTTTCACAACATTTACATACTGGACACACACTATGTGAGGAAAAAACCATCTCTGTCCACAAGGGGGGGTGCTTGTTGTAGAGGTGAACTGGTGGCAGCAGGATTGATAGTatcagcagcagtagcagtagtactaGAATGGTAGTAGTTGCAGTGGTGGGGCAGTACTATAGAGGTAGTAATATTATACACAGTAGTACACAGTAGAAACAGTAGTGGTAGTAGTTGCAGTGGTGGGGCAGTACTATAGAGGTAGTAATATTATACACAGTAGTACACAGTAGAAACAGTAGTGGTAGTAGTTGCTGTGGTGTTGGCAGTACTATAGAGGTTGTAGTAGTACTATAGTAGTAGTACTGACGCTGGGTAGTAGTTGCAGACCAGGAAAGTGACTCTCTCCCATTCCAGTCCTTCCATATTGTTACAGACATGGAAGGCACAGCcgactctgtgtgtgtctgcccaCACcatctgtaacacacacacacacacacacacacacacacacacacacacacacacacacaggtaaattCAGGTAATCCAGTCTAAAagtacatatgtgtgtataaatacgTGTGTGTATTTCTCACCTGTGTATAGTGTCCACACATCTTATCTTCATCACAGCTGTTGTTCTGGTAGTCATAGTCCAGACGTTCTAAAGCAATCGATGACATTAGAATACATTATATACTTATAAACAAAGAATATGTGCTCTACCTCTAGTGAAAGATGTAAAAGcaacaatacaaaatacaatcaaaattttactgaagtaaaactGAGGAAGTATTATCAGAAAGTGCACATAAATATCAAATAACTGCTGCTATGGATCACATCACAGGGACATCAAGGGGTCCCTCAAGGATCAATATGAGGCCCCCTAATATTTACTCTATACgtaacatttattttccaacTCAggactgtaatatttttttttatttggatgATACCATCTTGTACAGCAGAACAAGCACCTCTCTGACCTCCAGACCtctctgtttgatttaaaacacGTTCTAAACTCAAATAAGACTGaatgtgttcatttttacaAGAACACAAACGGTTGATGTTCTCGCAGCTAATACAGGCTCTAAATGGACAACTAACTGACACAGTACAGCACTATAAATACTGATTGTCCTACAAAACTCATGTTGAActgtcacatcttgcctggactttgggtgtttttttggtcttatgttgtgttctgtggaGTCTCCTGGTTTTGCACGGCTGTTTAGTCCCTTGGTTCATAAGGGTTTTCTTGTgtgatttgggtggtgggttttaGAGGACTGCATCAttagtttgttgggttgtgtgcttgggtttgtgtttgtggttggttttggatgggttagtgtagatggcattgagtttgttttctgggtttttgttctgtttcccttgtgtgttcatgtgctcctccacacctgccctgcatttggactcgttagccctgccctgctgtcttccccacacctgccctgtattagcctcgtcagccctgccccgctccctgtgtgtcctcagccaatcagctccctgtatgttcattcccctctcgagttctccacccatctccccacctgcacctcatctccttgttagttcagtttctttaagttctggttttctgttcggtctttgttggatcgttttgtgttgtttcttctgctagttctgttcagctctgtttgcctgtccatgaccatccacaattaaaggagtttttcatcatatctgcattccggcttctgcgtttgggtccactcctgcttccccgaGTCTGACATTGAACATCTAAACTGGTTTCCAGTAACACCTCACTACTGGAATGAACCGCAACACAGCTTGAAGTCAGAGACACTCGTTCATCTGAGGGACTTTTAGTTTTACTGGCTGAATTTTTCATAATGTTTGATGATTGTTTGATGATCAGGTCTTGAGTATTGATTATGAACAACGGCCCCTTCCAGAGTGTTATACTATTATAAATTACATATATATGATTGTTGATGCATTAACTTGAGCTGCTcgatgttccactttcttcaccagctagtctctaactttgtctgtttgctgctgaaGCTAAAACTTATGTTGTGCTTTTGTCTCAACACGGAGGACCAGCTGCTGAAGTGTTTGTTCCTACAGATGCTGCACTCTGATGAATCCAACTCACCCAGAAACCATTTCTCCAGAGCCACTCGCAGGTCCAGAGGCCCAGTGCCGGCGAACAAATTCTCTCCGGTGTCCTCCAGTTCAGGGTTGTGGTTCCAGATACATTTAGCGGCGTAACCTTCTGCGATCACCTTCAGGCTCGTGTCCCATTTCTGCAGAGAACCAGTGAAAGTTATCATGATTAGTTTTTGCTACAAAAACTCTGGAAAAATGTTCTCTGAGGTTCAGAGCAAATACACCCTGGAGCAATCAGTGAACTGTGGGTGTGTTTACATGATGCTGTGCTTCTTGCTTTCACACctgtttagttcagtttgtttggGCTGGTGTGAAAGCCGTGAGTCACACTGTAGACCCGCCTCTTCACATGATCTCTGATGTACtttgtttgtggtgtgaaagtaaaaaaaaaaaa includes:
- the LOC137185201 gene encoding peptidase inhibitor 16-like, which produces MHQWSLSELQGVSSTQGGASTLRTARDGASVQATAPSSRPRRGSSRRCLCPTRGAPLWTWLLLVALAVPGAWSFLSEEQEELLVELHNHYRGQVSPSASAMMPLKWDTSLKVIAEGYAAKCIWNHNPELEDTGENLFAGTGPLDLRVALEKWFLERLDYDYQNNSCDEDKMCGHYTQMVWADTHRVGCAFHVCNNMEGLEWERVTFLVCNYYPAGNYEEERPYVEGDWCSKCPDNLQKCENNLCVADREEDEDEEDEDEDEDEDMTVFPPLATSDPSAPPKGEGEEEGEEEEGPSPTTDSSLQPVITTLSSQDSEDFSQPATPAAGTHHPKILPTKQGQEEEKMKEEEEEVVDETKETTDKKEGEREKDVARKPNRNIETSGGSVSSPSLLLACLTGMLTLRL